One part of the Bacillus rossius redtenbacheri isolate Brsri chromosome 18, Brsri_v3, whole genome shotgun sequence genome encodes these proteins:
- the LOC134541038 gene encoding uncharacterized protein LOC134541038 isoform X1, with amino-acid sequence MKAVVACLLVLGAAMSHAQMRSPYAPRPVGVVNVLPRFQDTGDDLPNRFGDETSSTSPPPLPPALSGANVDPVLASRVSEWPEERRPFWYHNAQAIRNSQQQSVNALPPPPPRSPFAANRNN; translated from the exons ATG AAAGCCGTGGTCGCGTGTTTGCTGGTGCTGGGGGCAGCCATGAGCCACGCGCAGATGAGGTCTCCGTACGCGCCGCGCCCCGTGGGCGTGGTGAATGTGCTGCCGCGCTTCCAGGACACGGGCGACGACCTGCCCAACCGCTTCGGCGACGAGACGAGCAGCACGTCACCACCGCCCCTGCCCCCGGCGCTGTCGGGCGCCAACGTGGACCCCGTGCTGGCGTCCCGGGTGTCCGAGTGGCCCGAGGAGCGCCGCCCCTTCTGGTACCACAACGCCCAGGCCATCCGCAACAGCCAGCAGCAGAGCGTCAACGCTCTGCCCCCGCCGCCGCCCCGCTCCCCCTTCGCCGCCAACCGCAACAACTGA
- the LOC134541038 gene encoding uncharacterized protein LOC134541038 isoform X2 has protein sequence MSHAQMRSPYAPRPVGVVNVLPRFQDTGDDLPNRFGDETSSTSPPPLPPALSGANVDPVLASRVSEWPEERRPFWYHNAQAIRNSQQQSVNALPPPPPRSPFAANRNN, from the coding sequence ATGAGCCACGCGCAGATGAGGTCTCCGTACGCGCCGCGCCCCGTGGGCGTGGTGAATGTGCTGCCGCGCTTCCAGGACACGGGCGACGACCTGCCCAACCGCTTCGGCGACGAGACGAGCAGCACGTCACCACCGCCCCTGCCCCCGGCGCTGTCGGGCGCCAACGTGGACCCCGTGCTGGCGTCCCGGGTGTCCGAGTGGCCCGAGGAGCGCCGCCCCTTCTGGTACCACAACGCCCAGGCCATCCGCAACAGCCAGCAGCAGAGCGTCAACGCTCTGCCCCCGCCGCCGCCCCGCTCCCCCTTCGCCGCCAACCGCAACAACTGA
- the LOC134541037 gene encoding baculoviral IAP repeat-containing protein 5.2-A translates to MKQNNTMALKLMDMTTERDRVESFSGGKWPFRTGLLAPQKMAEAGFFYCGSELNGWDCVRCFVCLKELGGWEPCDDPWEEHRGHSPGCLLARLARKQALLTVYETYDVMAAHCMAIQKDLLHRRKAQLEELHKQVENMIRAA, encoded by the exons aTGGCGTTGAAGTTGATGGACATGACGACAGAGCGCGACAGGGTGGAGTCGTTCTCGGGCGGTAAATGGCCGTTCCGCACCGGCTTGCTGGCGCCACAGAAG ATGGCGGAAGCTGGCTTCTTCTACTGCGGCTCGGAGCTGAACGGCTGGGACTGTGTGAGGTGCTTCGTGTGCCTGAAGGAGCTCGGGGGCTGGGAGCCGTGCGACGACCCGTG GGAGGAGCACAGGGGCCACAGCCCCGGCTGCCTGTTGGCGCGGCTCGCCAGGAAGCAGGCGCTGCTCACCGTGTACGAGACGTACGACGTCATGGCCGCCCACTGCATGGCCATCCAG AAGGACTTGCTTCACCGGCGCAAGGCGCAGCTGGAAGAGTTGCACAAGCAGGTGGAGAACATGATCCGCGCCGCGTGA